From Nicotiana tabacum cultivar K326 chromosome 22, ASM71507v2, whole genome shotgun sequence, one genomic window encodes:
- the LOC107804466 gene encoding zinc finger protein ZAT5 produces the protein MEFSEDSADRTLVFKGKRSKRPRQLSLVGMAVAVTSTSSTGGGGAGGGSDDIGGGGEFYSSTVQYSPTTSSTQISTSSEEDEDMANCLILLAQSGRCQKLQVESTERKMVKISSRKFTEMATSTTGGKAGFYVYECKTCNRTFPSFQALGGHRTSHKKAKTIVEEKKSTADSENHDRQYLQEEEKLNKIITPTQIVNKGNYSHGNLNSKPKIHECSICGAEFSSGQALGGHMRRHRPPPTITATNSTKVTDETTSESSHDDGDSNKEKPRIILSLDLNLPAPPEDDHRDSKFGFSANKQSLVFSAAALVDCHY, from the coding sequence ATGGAATTCTCCGAAGATTCAGCCGATCGCACGTTAGTGTTCAAAGGGAAACGTAGTAAGCGACCAAGGCAGTTGTCTCTTGTTGGCATGGCGGTGGCGGTCACTTCCACGTCATCGACCGGTGGCGGAGGTGCTGGTGGTGGCAGTGATGATATTGGCGGTGGAGGAGAATTTTACTCTTCGACAGTTCAGTATTCACCAACTACTTCTTCTACTCAAATATCGACTAGTTCAGAGGAAGATGAGGACATGGCCAATTGCTTAATACTATTAGCACAAAGTGGCCGATGCCAGAAACTACAAGTGGAAAGTACTGAACGTAAGATGGTAAAAATCAGTAGCCGGAAATTTACAGAAATGGCCACTTCAACAACTGGCGGAAAAGCCGGGTTCTATGTCTACGAGTGCAAAACTTGTAACAGAACTTTCCCATCTTTTCAAGCACTCGGTGGGCACAGAACAAGTCACAAAAAAGCCAAAACCATAGTAGAAGAGAAAAAATCTACTGCTGATTCAGAAAACCATGATCGTCAATAtcttcaagaagaagaaaagttgaACAAGATTATTACGCCAACCCAAATAGTGAATAAAGGTAATTATTCACATGGCAATTTGAACAGCAAGCCAAAAATTCACGAGTGTTCAATTTGTGGGGCAGAATTCTCATCAGGACAAGCTTTGGGTGGTCATATGAGAAGACATAGACCACCACCTACGATTACAGCAACAAACAGTACTAAGGTTACAGATGAGACAACTTCGGAATCATCACATGATGATGGGGATTCGAATAAGGAGAAGCCAAGAATCATTTTATCGCTTGATCTTAACTTGCCGGCGCCACCCGAAGATGATCACCGAGATTCAAAGTTTGGTTTTTCAGCCAACAAGCAAAGTCTTGTCTTCTCCGCTGCTGCTTTGGTGGATTGCCATTACTAG